A genomic segment from Aegilops tauschii subsp. strangulata cultivar AL8/78 chromosome 1, Aet v6.0, whole genome shotgun sequence encodes:
- the LOC109785820 gene encoding momilactone A synthase, producing the protein MMLRLVREARRAAASSELVDRAGARRWLSTAMKGRLEGKTALITGGASGLGKATAHEFIQEGACVVLADINSQLGLQTAEELGPQAHFIHCDVVLEDSVAEAVDAAVAMHGRLDVMFNSAGVVGSLSGTSEMATLDLDQFDDIMRVNLRGTLAGIKHATRVMAPAGSGSILCMGSISGIMGSLGSYPYSLSKLAIAGIVRTAAAELARHGVRVNCISPHAVATPMVVRQFSQMLQGADEATVTAIIRSLGELKGAACEAVDVARAAVYLASDDGKYVSGQNLVVDGGFTTYKYMNVPFPKPQDSE; encoded by the exons ATGATGCTCCGGCTCGTCCGTGAAGCTAG GAGGGCGGCGGCTTCCTCGGAGTTGGTCGACAGGGCAGGCGCCAGGCGGTGGCTATCGACGGCAATGAAGGGAAG GCTGGAGGGAAAGACTGCACTGATAACCGGAGGAGCAAGTGGGCTCGGTAAGGCCACAGCCCATGAGTTCATCCAAGAGGGCGCATGCGTAGTTCTCGCCGACATCAATTCCCAGCTGGGCCTCCAAAcagccgaggaactcggcccgCAGGCCCACTTCATCCACTGCGATGTCGTCCTCGAGGACAGCGTCGCCGAAGCCGTGGACGCCGCCGTCGCGATGCACGGCCGGCTCGACGTCATGTTCAACAGTGCTGGCGTCGTGGGATCCCTCTCCGGCACGTCGGAGATGGCAACCCTGGACCTGGACCAGTTCGACGACATCATGCGAGTGAACCTGCGCGGCACTCTGGCTGGGATCAAGCACGCGACGCGCGTCATGGCGCCGGCGGGCTCCGGCTCCATACTCTGCATGGGCAGCATCAGTGGTATCATGGGGAGCCTCGGCTCGTACCCCTACTCGCTTTCCAAGCTCGCCATCGCCGGCATCGTCAGGACagccgccgcggagctcgcccgTCACGGCGTCCGCGTCAACTGCATTTCGCCACACGCCGTCGCGACGCCGATGGTGGTGCGGCAGTTCTCGCAGATGCTCCAGGGCGCCGACGAGGCCACGGTGACGGCCATCATCCGGAGCCTCGGCGAGCTCAAGGGCGCCGCGTGCGAGGCGGTGGACGTGGCCAGGGCTGCCGTCTACCTCGCCTCCGACGACGGCAAGTACGTGTCCGGCCAGAACCTGGTTGTGGACGGTGGGTTCACCACCTACAAGTATATGAACGTGCCGTTCCCCAAGCCGCAGGATAGTGAGTGA
- the LOC141027011 gene encoding uncharacterized protein, whose product MVGDSEWTAIDATLIRWFFITISKDLFHTVVSDGDDARAVWVKLNGLFTDNKLQRRVFLQQEFFDCHQDDQSIDDYCRLLKTLADELRDIGAKVDDDLLLSTLTAGLNEDFGNAASNLSLIPEPSFPKLWHTCGWRSAG is encoded by the coding sequence ATGGTGGGCGACTCCGAGTGGACCGCGATCGATGCCACGCTCATCCGTTGGTTCTTCATCACCATCTCGAAGGACCTGTTTCACACAGTCGTGAGCGATGGTGATGACGCACGCGCCGTGTGGGTCAAGCTCAAcggcctcttcaccgacaacaaGCTTCAGCGTCGCGTGTTTCTGCAGCAGGAATTTTTTGACTGTCATCAGGATGATCAGTCTATCGATGACTACTGCCGCCTCCTGAAGACGTTGGCGGATGAGCTCCGTGACATTGGCGCCAAGGTTGATGACGACCTTCTCCTCAGTACGCTCACCGCCGGTCTCAACGAGGACTTCGGTAACGCCGCCTCCAACCTCTCCCTCATACCGGAGCCCTCCTTCCCCAAGTTATGGCATACTTGCGGTTGGAGGAGCGCCGGATGA